A single region of the Epinephelus fuscoguttatus linkage group LG14, E.fuscoguttatus.final_Chr_v1 genome encodes:
- the LOC125900401 gene encoding alcohol dehydrogenase 1 isoform X9 — protein sequence MATVGKVIKCKAAVAWEPNKPLVIEEIEVAPPKANEVRIKIVTTTVCHTDLYHLLEDMPRDGFPTVLGHEGAGIVESVGPGVTEFQPGDRVIPLFIYQCRECRFCKSPKTNICDKGWFSDRHDVMADPNCRLTCKGKKVLPFMGTSTFSEYTVVNQMAVAKIDPTAPLDKVCLLGCGICSGYGAAVNTAKVEPGSTCAVFGLGAVGLAAVMGCKAAGAKRIIAVDINPEKSEKAKVLGATDFVNPKDHSKSISQVLSEMTDGGVDYSLECVGKVEVMRSALESCVKGWGVSVVVGWNDMYDVSVRPIQLIAGRTWKGSSFGGFKSKDGVVQMVKAYLDKKLKLDEFITHNMTLAQVNDAIELMKHGKCIRTVLTVSPQ from the exons ATGGCCACAGTTGGTAAG GTCATCAAATGCAAGGCAGCAGTAGCCTGGGAGCCAAACAAGCCTTTAGTGATTGAGGAGATTGAGGTAGCCCCGCCCAAGGCCAATGAAGTCCGCATTAAG ATTGTGACAACCACAGTATGCCACACGGACCTGTATCATTTGCTTGAGGACATGCCTAGAGACGGCTTCCCAACAGTCCTTGGCCACGAGGGAGCTGGCATTGTAGAGAGTGTTGGGCCTGGAGTCACCGAATTTCAACCAG GAGACAGGGTGATTCCTTTGTTCATCTACCAGTGTAGAGAATGTCGCTTCTGTAAGAGTCCCAAAACTAACATTTGTGATAAAGGATG GTTCTCTGATCGCCATGATGTGATGGCAGACCCAAACTGCAGGTTAACCTGTAAGGGAAAGAAGGTGCTGCCATTTATGGGAACCAGTACCTTCTCTGAGTACACTGTGGTTAACCAGATGGCTGTGGCTAAAATTGACCCCACTGCCCCTCTGGACAAAGTCTGTCTCCTCGGCTGTGGGATCTGCTCAGGATATGGAGCAGCAGTTAACACTGCtaag GTGGAACCGGGCTCAACATGTGCTGTGTTCGGCCTGGGAGCTGTGGGTTTGGCTGCAGTCATGGGCTGCAAGGCTGCAGGAGCCAAGAGGATCATCGCTGTTGACATCAATCCAGAGAAGTCTGAGAAGGCCAAGGTGTTAGGTGCAACTGACTTTGTGAACCCCAAGGATCACAGTAAATCAATCAGTCAAGTGCTGTCTGAGATGACTGACGGAGGAGTGGACTACTCCCTGGAATGTGTTGGGAAAGTGGAAGTCATg CGCAGTGCCTTGGAGTCTTGTGTGAAAGGTTGGGGTGTCAGTGTGGTTGTTGGCTGGAATGACATGTATGATGTCTCTGTTCGACCCATTCAGCTCATTGCTGGACGCACATGGAAGGGCTCCTCGTTTGGAG GATTTAAGAGTAAAGATGGTGTGGTTCAGATGGTTAAAGCCTATCTGGACAAGAAGTTGAAGCTGGATGAGTTCATCACTCACAACATGACTTTGGCCCAGGTCAATGATGCCATTGAACTGATGAAGCACGGCAAATG
- the LOC125900401 gene encoding alcohol dehydrogenase 1 isoform X8, producing the protein MATVGKVIKCKAAVAWEPNKPLVIEEIEVAPPKANEVRIKIVTTTVCHTDLYHLLEDMPRDGFPTVLGHEGAGIVESVGPGVTEFQPGDRVIPLFIYQCRECRFCKSPKTNICDKGWFSDRHDVMADPNCRLTCKGKKVLPFMGTSTFSEYTVVNQMAVAKIDPTAPLDKVCLLGCGICSGYGAAVNTAKVEPGSTCAVFGLGAVGLAAVMGCKAAGAKRIIAVDINPEKSEKAKVLGATDFVNPKDHSKSISQVLSEMTDGGVDYSLECVGKVEVMRSALESCVKGWGVSVVVGWNDMYDVSVRPIQLIAGRTWKGSSFGGFKSKDGVVQMVKAYLDKKLKLDEFITHNMTLAQVNDAIELMKHGKCIRTVLSVSPQ; encoded by the exons ATGGCCACAGTTGGTAAG GTCATCAAATGCAAGGCAGCAGTAGCCTGGGAGCCAAACAAGCCTTTAGTGATTGAGGAGATTGAGGTAGCCCCGCCCAAGGCCAATGAAGTCCGCATTAAG ATTGTGACAACCACAGTATGCCACACGGACCTGTATCATTTGCTTGAGGACATGCCTAGAGACGGCTTCCCAACAGTCCTTGGCCACGAGGGAGCTGGCATTGTAGAGAGTGTTGGGCCTGGAGTCACCGAATTTCAACCAG GAGACAGGGTGATTCCTTTGTTCATCTACCAGTGTAGAGAATGTCGCTTCTGTAAGAGTCCCAAAACTAACATTTGTGATAAAGGATG GTTCTCTGATCGCCATGATGTGATGGCAGACCCAAACTGCAGGTTAACCTGTAAGGGAAAGAAGGTGCTGCCATTTATGGGAACCAGTACCTTCTCTGAGTACACTGTGGTTAACCAGATGGCTGTGGCTAAAATTGACCCCACTGCCCCTCTGGACAAAGTCTGTCTCCTCGGCTGTGGGATCTGCTCAGGATATGGAGCAGCAGTTAACACTGCtaag GTGGAACCGGGCTCAACATGTGCTGTGTTCGGCCTGGGAGCTGTGGGTTTGGCTGCAGTCATGGGCTGCAAGGCTGCAGGAGCCAAGAGGATCATCGCTGTTGACATCAATCCAGAGAAGTCTGAGAAGGCCAAGGTGTTAGGTGCAACTGACTTTGTGAACCCCAAGGATCACAGTAAATCAATCAGTCAAGTGCTGTCTGAGATGACTGACGGAGGAGTGGACTACTCCCTGGAATGTGTTGGGAAAGTGGAAGTCATg CGCAGTGCCTTGGAGTCTTGTGTGAAAGGTTGGGGTGTCAGTGTGGTTGTTGGCTGGAATGACATGTATGATGTCTCTGTTCGACCCATTCAGCTCATTGCTGGACGCACATGGAAGGGCTCCTCGTTTGGAG GATTTAAGAGTAAAGATGGTGTGGTTCAGATGGTTAAAGCCTATCTGGACAAGAAGTTGAAGCTGGATGAGTTCATCACTCACAACATGACTTTGGCCCAGGTCAATGATGCCATTGAACTGATGAAGCACGGCAAATG CATCCGGACAGTCCTGAGTGTTTCTCCACAATAA
- the LOC125900403 gene encoding alcohol dehydrogenase 1-like: protein MVSPPHYTVLQFFLSQLLLHFLTLSFAAKMTTAGKVIKCKAAVAWEPNKPLVIEEIEVAPPQANEIRIKIVATGVCHTDLYHLFEGMPKDGFPIVLGHEGAGIVESVGPGVTEFQPGDKVIPLVISQCQQCRFCKSPGTNQCEKGWAADRFDVMALADSRFTCKGKKVLQFIETSTFSEYTVINQMAVAKIDPAAPLDKVCLLACGVTTGYGAAVNTAKVKPDSTCAVFGLGAVGLAAVMGCKAAGAKRIIAVDINPEKFEKAKVFGATDFVNPKDHSKPISQVLSEMTDGGVDYSLECVGNVEVMRNAFESCVKGWGVGVIVGATDLQDFSTRPNQFLAGRTLKGSLFGGFKSKDGVPLMVSAYLNKKVKLDEFITHNMTLDQVNDAMETMKHGKCIRTVLNVSPHKDHYVPFSDA from the exons ATGGTCTCTCCTCCACACTATACTGTCCTGCAGTTCTTTCTTTCTCAACTCCTTCTGCACTTTCTGACACTCAGCTTTGCTGCAAAAATGACCACAGCTGGTAAG GTCATCAAATGTAAGGCAGCAGTAGCCTGGGAGCCCAACAAGCCTTTGGTGATTGAGGAGATTGAGGTAGCCCCGCCCCAGGCCAACGAGATCCGCATCAAG ATTGTGGCAACTGGGGTGTGCCACACGGACCTGTATCATCTGTTTGAGGGTATGCCAAAAGACGGCTTCCCAATAGTTCTTGGCCATGAGGGAGCCGGCATCGTAGAGAGCGTTGGGCCTGGAGTCACTGAATTTCAACCAG GAGACAAGGTGATTCCTCTGGTTATCTCCCAGTGTCAACAATGTCGCTTCTGTAAGAGTCCCGGAACCAACCAGTGTGAGAAAGGATG GGCTGCTGATCGTTTTGATGTGATGGCATTAGCAGACTCCAGATTTACATGTAAGGGTAAGAAGGTGCTGCAGTTTATCGAAACCAGTACCTTCTCTGAGTACACTGTGATTAACCAGATGGCTGTGGCTAAGATTGACCCCGCTGCTCCTCTGGACAAAGTCTGTCTCCTTGCGTGTGGGGTCACCACAGGATATGGAGCAGCAGTTAACACAGCTAAG GTAAAACCGGACTCTACATGCGCTGTGTTCGGCCTAGGAGCTGTGGGTTTGGCTGCAGTCATGGGCTGCAAGGCTGCAGGAGCCAAGAGGATCATCGCTGTTGACATCAATCCAGAGAAGTTTGAAAAAGCCAAGGTGTTCGGTGCGACAGACTTTGTGAACCCCAAGGATCACAGTAAACCCATCAGCCAAGTGCTGTCTGAGATGACTGACGGAGGAGTGGATTACTCCCTGGAATGTGTTGGGAATGTAGAAGTCATG CGCAATGCCTTCGAGTCTTGTGTGAAAGGGTGGGGTGTTGGCGTGATTGTTGGTGCGACAGACTTGCAAGACTTTTCTACTCGACCTAATCAGTTCCTTGCTGGCCGCACATTGAAGGGCTCCCTGTTTGGAG gATTTAAGAGTAAGGATGGTGTGCCTCTGATGGTTAGTGCCTACCTCAACAAGAAGGTGAAGCTGGATGAGTTCATCACCCACAAcatgactttagaccaggtcaATGATGCCATGGAAACGATGAAGCATGGAAAATG CATCCGAACAGTGCTGAATGTATCTCCACATAAAGACCATTATGTTCCTTTCAGTGATGCCTAA